The proteins below are encoded in one region of Ereboglobus luteus:
- a CDS encoding EutN/CcmL family microcompartment protein, producing MNLARIDGTIIASACHPSMRGTRTVICQPLDENGNDIGNPVLAIDTLGAGLHQRVLISTDGSRTREIVRDKHSPLRNHILGVVDDKGGNT from the coding sequence ATGAACCTCGCCCGCATAGACGGAACCATAATCGCCTCCGCATGCCATCCCAGCATGCGTGGCACGCGCACCGTCATTTGCCAGCCGCTTGATGAAAACGGCAACGACATCGGCAACCCCGTTCTCGCAATCGACACCCTTGGCGCGGGTCTTCACCAACGCGTCCTCATCAGCACCGACGGCTCGCGCACCCGCGAAATCGTCCGCGACAAACACAGCCCGCTCCGCAACCACATTCTCGGCGTCGTGGACGATAAAGGAGGAAACACCTAA
- a CDS encoding EutN/CcmL family microcompartment protein yields MRLGTVIGRVTMTLQEPIYKGGRVLLVQPLGRADIAALSNAKLQTQTVPKLANVSTLVAYDQLGADIGHIVGFTEGAEATAPFTADAPVDAYIACIVDQIDYHPPKS; encoded by the coding sequence ATGCGCCTCGGCACAGTCATCGGCCGCGTCACCATGACGCTTCAGGAACCCATCTACAAAGGCGGGCGCGTCCTCCTTGTGCAACCGCTTGGCCGCGCCGATATCGCCGCGCTCTCCAACGCCAAACTCCAAACCCAAACGGTGCCAAAACTCGCCAACGTTTCCACGCTCGTCGCCTACGATCAACTCGGCGCGGATATCGGCCACATCGTCGGTTTCACCGAGGGAGCCGAAGCCACCGCGCCCTTCACCGCCGACGCCCCCGTTGACGCCTACATCGCCTGCATCGTCGACCAAATCGACTACCATCCACCCAAAAGCTAA